One stretch of Armigeres subalbatus isolate Guangzhou_Male chromosome 2, GZ_Asu_2, whole genome shotgun sequence DNA includes these proteins:
- the LOC134210339 gene encoding uncharacterized protein LOC134210339 yields MPATDDLRLLSKQERALRISLDNLKEFVQTKHEGADRRALDLRIAKLDEIWDKFSNVRMRIELLTDDVSDGETDPEETEQAKLQRHIKVKKQQDSNNAKILKDFENDVYHLKEIMFGLLQAGSSNSLQIRPHAPAVVPQSKVKLPELKLPIFNGRMSDWVTFRDTYKNLIHNDVSLSDMDKFTYLRTSLTGDALQEIASIEISSANYAIAWNALENVYENKKLLVMTHLDSLFALESLRQENFDTLSKLVNGFERNLQDW; encoded by the coding sequence ATGCCAGCAACTGACGATCTTCGACTGCTGTCTAAGCAGGAGCGTGCTTTGCGGATTTCTCTAGACAATCTTAAGGAGTTTGTTCAAACCAAGCACGAAGGGGCAGATAGACGTGCGCTGGATCTACGAATTGCCAAGTTAGACGAAATATGGGACAAGTTTAGCAATGTGCGAATGCGGATCGAGCTGCTAACCGATGATGTTTCCGATGGAGAGACGGACCCTGAAGAAACTGAACAAGCCAAACTACAGCGACACATCAAGGTGAAGAAGCAACAAGACAGCAACAATGCTAAGATTCTGAAGGATTTCGAGAACGACGTTTACCATTTGAAGGAAATTATGTTTGGTTTACTCCAAGCAGGTTCGAGTAACTCATTGCAGATTCGGCCACATGCACCTGCAGTGGTTCCCCAATCGAAAGTCAAACTCCCAGAGCTGAAGTTGCCAATCTTCAATGGAAGGATGTCGGATTGGGTCACATTTCGAGACACGTACAAAAACCTGATCCACAACGATGTTAGCTTGTCCGACATGGACAAGTTTACTTATTTGAGAACGTCTCTCACTGGAGATGCCCTGCAAGAGATCGCATCGATTGAAATTTCGTCCGCCAATTATGCGATCGCGTGGAATGCATTAGAGAACGTCTACGAGAACAAGAAGCTATTGGTGATGACACACCTGGATTCCTTGTTCGCCCTTGAGTCACTTCGTCAAGAAAATTTCGATACGTTGAGTAAGCTAGTCAACGGTTTCGAGAGGAACCTCCAAGATTGGTGA
- the LOC134210340 gene encoding uncharacterized protein LOC134210340 yields the protein MLCKRLHPTTLRQWESYYNSKEVPKYQDLVKFLKSHCSVLQSIAPAKQFHPDLKKPFRPTISHAGIQSNCCPFCGESAHSAFKCIKFSKMRISERLDAVKKHLLCLNCLSSGHFARFCTRGSCFHCGQRHHSLLHANSSTIANPSAKSGQSNGNLSSRKSPGQQPLQVKPTQIGHSTHTQHTQAGRTEQLNSTHASNAHSQLSATDGPSTSLHTAPLATTKHVPHTVLLSTAVVSLYDQFGNSLLARALLDSGSQRCYMSETVSQRLKFKRTREHLPIVGIGGSRTASTQAVFAEVHSLATNYVANLKFHVLPRVTVDLPTRSIDICSWNVPKEIVLADPTFHESAAVDLIIGAEVYLELIIAERQMKLGDSGPILQNTLLGWIVSGGIPDESAVLPVVSSCAAENIEEGLARFFELESCRTSSTLSLEESACETHFERTTTRDSTGRFVVQLPKKQFLVDRLGDTQAIATRRFMALERRLDTDPFVKKMYSDFINEYLRMQHMIEISARDLSTVPVAYFLPHHAVLKPDSTTTKLRVVFDASCASTSGVSLNEALMVGPVVQDDLTSITLRFRLRKYAMTADIEKMYRMIKMHPMDHPLQCIVWREDSSKPIRMFMLTTVTYGTSSAPYLATRCLKKLAEDEKNNFPAATDTILYEFYVDDMLKSVDSLEEAVQLSQDLIEVLSTAGLTLRKWSSNSRELLDHIPPYLRDERSCLDLELSNPTVKTLGIKWEPRSDIFRFTVPQWNPATEITKRIILSDFAKLFDPLGLVGPSLVPAKVFLQDLWRTKCSWNDILPEELQVWWRGFRESLEGLTLLQVPRWIAFGSETLSVELHMFCDASQKAYGACIYLRCVSFDGTVSSSLVTAKSRVAPLEDLEKKRKQISIPRLELSSALTGAHLYEKVVQSLKIAVQPYFWTDSMIVKCWIAAPPSRWNIFVANRVSEIQHITRGGIWNHIAGLDNPANVLSRGMDPHQLKDFQMWWQGPPWLQLDKTLWPTSANINHEDLDPLLLEERTTVSAPAQVIEPSTIFSLRSSLQDLVRIVSLIRRFVHNCRNTSDRRVGLVRLEEREAALHQLLILAQRESFPEELVALRKNGEVKPTSRLKQLCPRLVNGLILVGGRLRNANISAGRKHPIVLDNQHPLSILLADYYHKKALHAGQQLLIASMRERYWPIAARSLARKVIHRCIKCFRARPKSSEQLMADLPAERVNPAPPFLRVGVDYCGPFYIQNPYRKGGSIKCFVAVFVCLVVKAVHLEVVGDLTTQAFVAALRRFVSRRGSNFVGARRELDDLRKLFNNQMFVKAVTEEASLENINFKFIPAKSPNFGGLWEAAVKSMKGHLKRTLGNTVLVADEMVTLVAQIEACLNSRPVTPLSNDADDLDFLTPGHFLVGRPLTAIPEPSLQELNQSRLSRWQRVQYFLQHIWKRWSTQYLSSLHARTKWSRLRNNILVGTMVLLREDNLPPLRWRMGRVSEIHPGKDGNIRVVKVRTKDGDFPKYVSYQFSTTTLHPRQLTRRINSFFIRRLVALRRPSGLRVPVKFLFYNI from the coding sequence ATGCTCTGCAAGCGTTTGCATCCCACAACGTTGCGGCAGTGGGAATCATACTACAATTCGAAGGAAGTTCCAAAGTATCAGGACTTAGTAAAGTTTTTGAAAAGTCATTGTTCCGTATTACAGTCCATCGCACCTGCAAAGCAGTTCCATCCGGATCTGAAGAAGCCATTTCGTCCAACAATCAGTCATGCTGGAATCCAATCAAACTGCTGTCCATTCTGCGGAGAATCAGCTCACTCCGCCTTTAAGTGTATCAAGTTTTCGAAGATGCGGATTTCGGAGAGGCTCGACGCCGTGAAGAAACATTTGCTTTGTTTGAATTGCCTGTCATCAGGACACTTCGCACGATTCTGCACCCGAGGATCGTGCTTCCACTGTGGTCAACGGCACCACTCGTTACTTCACGCGAACTCGTCGACCATCGCGAATCCGTCTGCCAAGTCAGGACAGTCAAATGGGAATCTGTCATCTAGGAAATCACCTGGACAGCAACCACTACAAGTTAAGCCAACACAAATCGGTCACTCAACACACACTCAGCATACACAAGCTGGACGCACAGAACAACTAAACTCCACACATGCAAGTAACGCTCATTCGCAGTTATCCGCCACAGACGGCCCCAGTACAAGCCTACACACTGCTCCATTAGCTACAACAAAACACGTTCCGCACACCGTTCTTCTCTCTACCGCTGTCGTAAGCCTTTACGATCAGTTCGGTAACTCTTTGCTTGCTCGTGCATTGCTGGACTCTGGTTCTCAGCGATGCTATATGTCTGAAACCGTTTCGCAAAGGCTCAAGTTCAAACGAACTCGTGAGCATTTACCGATCGTCGGCATCGGTGGATCGCGAACTGCATCAACTCAAGCAGTTTTCGCGGAAGTTCATTCGCTTGCTACAAACTATGTGGCAAATCTTAAGTTCCATGTCTTGCCACGAGTAACCGTCGATCTTCCAACACGAAGCATTGACATCTGTTCCTGGAATGTGCCGAAGGAGATAGTGTTAGCCGATCCAACGTTCCACGAGTCTGCAGCTGTAGATCTGATTATAGGAGCAGAAGTATATCTGGAGCTGATAATTGCAGAGCGTCAAATGAAGCTGGGAGATTCTGGTCCAATTTTGCAAAATACTCTTTTGGGTTGGATAGTTTCTGGAGGGATTCCGGATGAGTCAGCTGTTTTACCAGTCGTGTCATCGTGTGCTGCAGAGAATATTGAAGAAGGACTAGCACGGTTCTTTGAGCTGGAATCGTGTCGCACCAGCAGCACATTGTCACTAGAAGAGTCGGCATGTGAAACACACTTTGAGAGAACGACGACGAGAGACTCTACCGGCAGATTCGTTGTTCAGCTACCCAAGAAACAATTTCTCGTTGACCGCTTGGGAGATACTCAGGCCATCGCTACTCGTCGCTTCATGGCTTTGGAGCGCAGATTGGATACCGATCCATTCGTGAAGAAGATGTATTCCGATTTCATCAACGAATATCTTCGGATGCAGCATATGATTGAGATCTCAGCACGAGACCTAAGCACAGTTCCGGTAGCATACTTCCTACCGCACCATGCGGTATTAAAGCCCGATAGCACCACGACCAAACTGCGTGTCGTGTTTGATGCGTCATGCGCTAGCACGTCTGGAGTTTCATTAAATGAAGCTCTCATGGTGGGTCCTGTGGTTCAGGATGACCTAACTTCCATAACACTACGTTTCAGACTGAGGAAGTACGCGATGACAGCAGACATTGAGAAAATGTATAGGATGATCAAGATGCATCCGATGGATCATCCACTCCAATGCATAGTATGGAGAGAGGACTCATCCAAGCCGATTCGAATGTTCATGCTGACCACAGTCACGTACGGCACGTCCTCGGCACCGTACCTGGCCACGCGTTGCCtgaagaagttggcggaggatgAGAAGAACAACTTTCCTGCCGCCACTGATACGATTCTCTACGAGTTCTACGTCGACGATATGCTGAAGAGCGTTGACAGCCTTGAAGAAGCTGTACAATTGTCACAGGATCTGATCGAAGTTCTAAGCACAGCTGGGCTTACCTTGAGGAAATGGAGCTCCAACTCTCGAGAATTGCTGGATCATATTCCACCTTATCTGCGAGATGAACGCTCTTGTTTGGATCTCGAACTCTCTAACCCCACAGTTAAGACccttggaattaaatgggaaccCCGTTCGGACATTTTTCGGTTCACTGTACCTCAGTGGAACCCTGCTACTGAGATCACCAAGAGGATCATATTGTCCGATTTCGCGAAGCTTTTCGATCCGTTAGGCCTGGTTGGACCTAGTCTTGTTCCAGCCAAGGTATTTCTCCAGGATCTTTGGAGAACAAAGTGCTCCTGGAACGATATTCTACCCGAAGAGCTTCAAGTGTGGTGGAGAGGATTCAGAGAAAGTTTGGAAGGTCTGACTTTGTTGCAAGTACCTCGTTGGATCGCATTCGGAAGCGAAACATTGTCCGTCGAGCTTCACATGTTCTGCGACGCATCCCAGAAGGCGTATGGCGCCTGCATCTACCTCAGGTGTGTCTCGTTCGATGGTACAGTTTCGTCATCACTGGTTACCGCTAAATCTCGTGTAGCTCCGCTTGAAGACCTAGAGAAGAAACGAAAACAAATTTCGATTCCACGATTGGAGCTCTCGTCTGCACTCACAGGCGCACATCTGTACGAAAAAGTCGTCCAAAGTCTCAAGATCGCAGTTCAGCCGTATTTTTGGACCGACTCAATGATCGTTAAGTGTTGGATCGCAGCGCCTCCGTCTCGTTGGAACATTTTCGTGGCCAACAGGGTGTCTGAAATTCAGCACATCACACGTGGAGGTATCTGGAATCACATAGCCGGCTTGGACAACCCGGCCAATGTTCTATCAAGAGGAATGGATCCTCATcagctgaaggatttccagaTGTGGTGGCAAGGGCCACCTTGGTTACAGCTAGACAAAACCTTATGGCCGACATCGGCTAACATAAATCACGAGGACCTAGATCCTCTGTTACTCGAGGAACGCACAACGGTATCGGCTCCAGCGCAAGTTATTGAACCTAGCACAATCTTCAGCCTTCGATCGTCATTACAAGATTTAGTTCGCATCGTATCACTCATTCGGAGATTTGTGCACAACTGTCGAAACACTAGTGACCGCAGAGTAGGCCTAGTGCGACTTGAAGAACGAGAAGCAGCTTTACATCAGTTACTGATCCTAGCCCAAAGAGAAAGTTTTCCAGAAGAACTAGTCGCGTTACGTAAGAATGGAGAAGTCAAACCTACGTCTCGCTTAAAACAACTATGCCCTCGCTTGGTAAACGGATTGATCCTCGTCGGTGGCCGGCTTCGAAACGCTAACATTTCAGCCGGTCGAAAGCATCCTATAGTTCTGGATAATCAGCATCCTCTTTCGATCCTCCTTGCGGATTACTATCACAAGAAAGCCCTGCACGCTGGGCAACAATTGCTCATCGCCAGCATGCGGGAAAGATACTGGCCGATAGCAGCTCGTAGCTTGGCAAGGAAAGTTATTCATCGGTGCATCAAATGCTTTCGGGCTCGACCGAAGAGTTCCGAACAACTCATGGCAGATTTACCAGCTGAGCGGGTCAATCCAGCTCCACCGTTCCTGCGCGTGGGAGTGGACTACTGTGGTCCGTTTTATATTCAGAACCCATATCGCAAGGGTGGTTCAATCAAGTGTTTCGTAGCAGTATTTGTGTGCCTTGTAGTGAAGGCCGTTCATCTGGAGGTCGTTGGAGACCTCACAACACAAGCTTTCGTCGCGGCGCTGAGAAGATTTGTCTCCCGGCGAGGTAGTAACTTTGTTGGTGCCCGACGCGAGTTAGACGATCTTCGAAAGCTGTTCAACAACCAAATGTTCGTAAAAGCGGTGACTGAAGAAGCTTCATTGGAGAACATCAACTTTAAATTCATCCCGGCGAAATCCCCAAACTTTGGTGGACTTTGGGAAGCCGCCGTGAAGTCGATGAAAGGTCATCTTAAGCGCACTCTTGGAAACACCGTACTCGTAGCCGACGAAATGGTTACCCTGGTGGCACAGATTGAGGCTTGCCTCAACTCGAGACCAGTTACGCCACTCTCGAACGACGCAGACGACTTGGATTTTCTGACACCAGGTCACTTTCTTGTGGGTAGGCCACTCACAGCAATACCAGAACCATCTCTGCAAGAGCTCAATCAGTCTCGGCTCTCAAGATGGCAGCGAGTTCAGTACTTCCTCCAACATATCTGGAAACGTTGGTCAACGCAATATTTGTCGAGCTTGCATGCTCGCACGAAATGGAGCAGACTACGGAACAACATTCTCGTCGGGACCATGGTACTGCTACGTGAGGACAATTTACCACCTCTCAGGTGGCGAATGGGTCGTGTCAGTGAGATCCACCCGGGGAAAGACGGCAACATTCGTGTTGTCAAAGTTCGCACGAAGGACGGAGACTTTCCAAAATATGTGTCCTACCAATTCTCGACAACGACACTCCATCCACGTCAACTTACGAGGAGGATTAACTCCTTCTTCATCAGGCGCCTGGTGGCGCTGCGGAGGCCTTCGGGTCTCCGCGTCCCAGTtaagtttttgttttataatataTAG